CGGACTTCCTGTTTGCGTCAAGGTGAAGTTCCTCCCCACAGACAAAGTTTGATATATGCAATCATACCTCAGTTAGACTGTGGATATATCCATCTTTCGTATAAAGTGAATTGTCGCAACAATCGCAACATGGAGATCCTTTTATGGTTGCAGTTCTATTATGTAAGAGTGTGAAGTcaaacatttaaaaacaaaaaacctagTGTAAAGAGTGGCACATGCGACTGTTGTGGTTTGCGTGATTTAATTGGCTTTTAGTCTCTAAACAATGctatgtatattttaatttcttgACTTATTCAAATGACCTTTTATACTTTCAGATGCGACATCCATTATTATGTTTTAAACATTTAACAAATGGGTCCTTTTAACCGGCGCACAAACGCTTAAGGCCCTACTCGCTGGAGAGGAGTTTGACATCCCTGGCCGCAGgcgtaaagatggtaatgatgaagaagaaaaggaaggcgaTCACGGAAACACTCCGTGAAGAATATGATATGACATTGTAGCATTAAGTAACCCATTTGCCTTTGACTTTCATCAGTTTCAatctatatacagtgtatacagtcgatgaattttttttttagaaaactagtcccttgaaaaatgaaagaatatactAATTGCATGGttgatttataaatacatacattacaagTGTTAGCACAGACACCCAGAGCACTATCATGTGTAGCATTGCACGCTTTGTGCATGATCAGGGCCTGTTCAATGTGTAAAGGTAAGTGAAAACAAGATGAATGCAAACTTTAAAGTGAAAGGCATTTATCCCTGtgcaaatgaaaaatgaaaaaggaaaaaggacacTTCATTATCTGCTAAATCTAATCATGTTTGTGAAAAAATGAAGGGGTTTAGTTTAAAGAAGGAACGAAATAAACTAATAACATCGAGTTCTTGATCACCAAATTCATTTTCATGAATCTTATAATCTCTGAAAAATATTTATGAGAAAGGACGAGATAATTGTCCCAGAATCCAATTCAGAAAGTTCTCGATTTCAGCCTAAAACTGATTTCTTGGGTATGaataatattagataatattGCCAAGTTAAACTTTCCCTGaatttttttatcttcccctcGTAGTCTGCTCAGATTcaataattgtttctacttcagtgtaacacacatatacatatatatagatttactgtatatgtatatgattcaaTAATTGTTCCTTCTGTAGTGTTAAACGcactcaaatgtgtgtgtgtgtgtgtatgtatatgtatatatatagatactgtacataaatttgtatgtatatactctacatgtatgtatatgtgtacatgtatatatgcataatataaatgtataaatatcaagtatattatgtgtatacatatatatacatcctgtacacacacacatatatacatgaatatatgcatacagacatgtatatatgtatatatacatatatgtgtatgtatacatactgtacatgtatatatgtacatatatatatatatatatatatatatatatatatatatattgtgcagtatatatatacatatatatgtttacttatgtatatatacgtatgtgtatatatacatatatatgcttacgtatgtgtatatatacatatatatgcttacgtatgtgtatatatacatatatatgcttacgtatgtgtatatatacatatatatgcttacgtatgtgtatatatacatatatatacatatttatatatatgtgtgtctgtgtgatttatatatatacagtatatatatatatatatttgtatatatatgtttgtatatatatggatatacatattctgtatagattatacatatatcagaatCTTAGATAATGAATGATATACTTGAACCATTATATACTACTCAGATATATTTAATGAAAAGAAATACTATTCATGGGTTTTTATACTCTGGTTATCCTTATATACAATAGGTTAAACTTAGATGCACATTATCAGAGCACATCATGGGTATCCATAGCTAGTCCGCGGGGTAGAGTAACGACCGCTCAGGGCGGCAGCAGCTGCGTCCTCCCGACGAGCCTTCTCGATTTGGGcgatggcgtgggcggggaggggatggGGCGTGGGCAGCAGGTCGGACTCGACGCGGTAACCAGCGTCGTCGGCGACGAAAGACATGACAGCGGGAGAGCCGTCGGGGAAAGTGAAACTGtgtagaaaagaggggagagaagattaTGCAACGTCAGACACAAATTCTCACAAGCACAGCTTGTTGGTGCCTTCCAAGGTACGTCTCACTTATACTGTAGAATGACAGTTTGACTGAGAAATCAATGTCTGtaaacatgtacagtatataaatatatatgaatgttactcACGACCATCCTCCTTGCATCGCCACTGCGCCAGACGGTCCTTGAGGGGCACCTTGTTCCTCACGCTTGATGCCATTGCCAGTCTCAAACTCGAAGCTGTACACTCCAGACGCACCAGGTCCCTCATGCTCGTCCTTCAGGATGGGAATGACTGGACCTGAATACGCCCTGGGAATGCCATAGAACCTGGTTGGAGGTGGTCCGTAGTGGTCTGGGGTTGCAGCAGCCGTCGCCACCAAAGCACAGATGATCTGCTGAAATGAGATTAGAGTAAATATCATAAGAGGGGAAGTTTGCTTTCATTCTCAACAGATATTTCTCATGGTTTAATCCAAACTTTGGATTTCGTCAGGCACACATATTCAGTGCCTGTGAACTTACCACGAACATGTTGATAGAGTAGATTTCAGTGTGCCAAGGGTAGCATCGCGCTCCAGTTATATATACCAGCGGCCTCTTACTGCCTGCAAGGTCTTCCTGTGTTCACCAAGGTGAACAGATTATCTTGTAGATAAATGTGGAAAGTATATCGACAGATTTCAGGTATGCGATATGCACAGATGTGGAAATCATTATTCCAAATACCTTAGAAGGGTGTTTCATTCACTTGAAGTTACACTGGAAAGGATATCCATAGAATTTAGTTATCGAAATTGTCAAAAAAGCTACAAtggaagtaaaaataataaataaacgaacgataaaaaaaaaaaaaaataggtgaagtaattataatgacaatggtaaaataagaattataaagctaatagtactgataatgatccaataaatatacttaaatgagaaaaaacgacaataatgataccatAGACAACATTACTCATTTCAAAATCATCACCCATATCGCTGATCATTCTCAGCTACCCGAAAGGTACAGCTCCGAACTGCCCGCGAGCGGGGGGATATTCACGAGAGATTCAAGAGGGAAATTTGCGTTTCTTTTAGAGTATTCATTAAGAAGCGTATGGAAATCATTTCGAGATATATTCAGTGACACTAGCGTATGGAGAGATATGtgatatacgcatgcacacacgcacatccatgtacatttatatacacagacacacatatatgcacaaatctaCACACACTGGCGTGCGCgcgttatactgtatatattatttgctcttattatcattccatatgtttcattattactagtattgctgTTGACAGTAAACTATAACGGGGAAAGCAAATTGTATACAGCCAAAAGCTTTAGGAGGACGAGGCACAGGatatgtgtgtgcagtatatatatatatatatatatatatatatatatatatatatatatatatatatatatatatatattatattatatgtgtgtgtgtagacagatagacaatgtgcacacacacacacacacacacacacacacacacacacacacacacatacacatatatctgtatgtgtttatacatgtgtttattaCCAATagatatcatattaattatacataaaaaaggCGCACATAACAACGCTCTTTTGTgtgctctatatatattcataaatatacaaatatatggttgtgtgtgtgtgtttgtgtgtgtgtgtgtgtgtgtgtgtgtgtgtgtgtgtgtgtgtgtgtgtgtgtagaggaatCGTATTTAAAAGATCGCTTATGGAAGATATTAGCAAGATGTTGTGCGACAAATAAGTGAGCGACTTGTAATTCGGACAGTAGATGGTTGTGGGCGTTCAGGTGTTCAGTCTCGTTCAGTGGCGAGGAAAAAGGTTTGTGACGTGGCTATCCGTGACATGGCCAAGGAGGCCACTAAGTAGGGATTCATTGTCTCGTTTAGTCGCTGTTAAACATCCATACATGGATTTAATAATGATTTAGAATTAGGTAAATGATGTAAAGGTTCATTTATTTTCGGGGATTTATATCCATATAGGGACCTACTTctgtcaagggccggacaggaggggcgTCTCCCATTTTCCCCGCTTCATATCCTGCCCTTTTCCTCTTTGCATTTATAACACTTAACTCATAACTTGATATTGAACAAATGTTTAATCAAATATAATTCTTTACTATGTTAAGGTATTATAGAGGTGGTATATATTGCTCCAAATGAAAGCAGATATATAACTATTTGctttattacttctttttatatacacaatacattaaatttatattcatattttaagatCATACTAAGGGTATCCATAGGTAGTCCGAGGGGCAGAGTAACGCCCGCTCAGGGCGGCAACACCTGCGTCCTCCCGACGAGCCTTCTCGATCTGGGcgatggcgtgggcggggaggggagggggcgtgggcagCAGGTCGGACTCGACGCGGTAACCAGCGTCGTCGGCGACGAAAGACACGACAGCGGGAGAGCCGTCGGGGAAAGTGAAACTGAACAGAAAAGGCGGGAGGAATGCTAAGTCACAAAGAAATTAAATCTTATTCAATTAAGattgaatgcatacatatgtatgtgcgagcaataaaattcacaaaagcattaaaaaaatttaaaaaaaatcaaaacatatcaTGCTTTGTACTCACGACCATCCTCCTTGCATGGCCACTGCGCCAGACGGTCCTCGAGGGGCACCTTGTTCCTCACGCTTAATGCCATTGCCGGATTCGAACTCGAAGCTGTACACTCCAGATGCGTCAGGTCCCTCACGCTCGTCCTTCAGGATGGGAATGACTGGACCTGAATACGCCCCGGGAATGCCATATAACCCGGTCGGAGGTGGTCCGTAGTGGTCTGGGGCTGCGGCAACCACCGCCACCAAAGCACATACTAAAATCTGCGAAATTGTCATATCATATAGCACCTGGAGGGAAGATAATGCAATTTCATGAAATTTTGTGAAGTTGAACAA
This sequence is a window from Penaeus chinensis breed Huanghai No. 1 chromosome 10, ASM1920278v2, whole genome shotgun sequence. Protein-coding genes within it:
- the LOC125029896 gene encoding endocuticle structural glycoprotein SgAbd-2-like: MGDAPPVRPLTEEDLAGSKRPLVYITGARCYPWHTEIYSINMFVIICALVATAAATPDHYGPPPTRFYGIPRAYSGPVIPILKDEHEGPGASGVYSFEFETGNGIKREEQGAPQGPSGAVAMQGGWSFTFPDGSPAVMSFVADDAGYRVESDLLPTPHPLPAHAIAQIEKARREDAAAAALSGRYSTPRTSYGYP
- the LOC125029897 gene encoding cuticle protein AM1239-like, with the protein product MFSVLYDMTISQILVCALVAVVAAAPDHYGPPPTGLYGIPGAYSGPVIPILKDEREGPDASGVYSFEFESGNGIKREEQGAPRGPSGAVAMQGGWSFTFPDGSPAVVSFVADDAGYRVESDLLPTPPPLPAHAIAQIEKARREDAGVAALSGRYSAPRTTYGYP